A genomic window from Lactobacillus sp. ESL0677 includes:
- the tsaB gene encoding tRNA (adenosine(37)-N6)-threonylcarbamoyltransferase complex dimerization subunit type 1 TsaB, producing the protein MKILSVSTATNHLSVALNDGQSVIIEKSEQDERNHSEHLDPLINEILQENNLQLKDIDRFAVAIGPGSYTGLRIGITTVKMFASILNKEVVGISTLQALAASCIDEDTLIVAGIDARNDNYFAGGYVNEDGQPVNVLADGHYHISALLEAVKEYLAVKPLNKIIFVGSGFTKQEELIKALGVPFSYGTDDQNVIHAGLIGKLALAATPTDPDQLLPNYLRRTQAEVDWHKKTGKPFEPDSNYVEEV; encoded by the coding sequence ATGAAAATTTTAAGTGTATCAACAGCTACCAATCACTTGAGTGTAGCCTTAAATGACGGCCAATCAGTTATTATTGAAAAAAGTGAGCAGGATGAGCGTAATCATAGTGAGCATCTTGATCCGTTAATTAATGAAATTTTGCAAGAAAATAACTTGCAATTAAAAGATATTGATCGCTTTGCTGTTGCGATTGGGCCGGGTTCTTATACGGGATTGCGGATTGGCATTACCACGGTTAAGATGTTTGCTAGCATTTTAAATAAGGAAGTTGTTGGCATTTCAACCTTGCAAGCTTTGGCTGCCAGCTGTATTGATGAAGATACGTTGATTGTGGCTGGAATTGATGCCCGCAATGATAACTACTTTGCTGGTGGGTATGTTAATGAAGACGGTCAACCCGTTAATGTGCTGGCTGACGGTCACTATCATATTTCAGCTTTACTCGAAGCAGTTAAGGAATATTTGGCTGTTAAGCCGCTTAATAAAATTATTTTTGTTGGGTCTGGCTTTACTAAGCAAGAAGAATTAATTAAGGCACTGGGTGTCCCTTTTAGTTATGGTACTGATGACCAAAATGTCATTCACGCTGGCTTGATTGGTAAATTAGCACTAGCAGCAACACCAACAGATCCCGACCAATTACTGCCAAATTATTTACGGCGGACGCAGGCAGAGGTCGATTGGCATAAGAAGACGGGCAAGCCGTTTGAGCCAGACAGTAATTATGTGGAAGAAGTTTAA
- a CDS encoding folate family ECF transporter S component, producing MISKKALKLELRDLILLGVVIAIKIILHRFSIGTAVVHVSLDFIGSVMLGFIFGPIWGSVGGAISDLASSAIFGNQGGFFIGFTISAMVGPLIYGLFFYHRPVKIWRIILATLLVTIIVNLGLNTLWVHILYGLNFNAALVQRLPKELITPWVQMFVTYFVLQALSRVKIKR from the coding sequence ATGATTTCAAAGAAAGCTCTGAAACTAGAACTGCGTGACTTAATCTTGCTTGGAGTCGTAATTGCAATCAAAATAATTTTGCATCGCTTTAGTATTGGTACGGCAGTTGTTCATGTCAGTCTAGATTTTATCGGCAGCGTGATGCTTGGCTTTATTTTTGGCCCCATATGGGGAAGTGTTGGCGGCGCAATTAGTGATTTGGCTTCTTCTGCAATTTTTGGTAATCAAGGTGGCTTTTTCATTGGTTTTACAATCAGCGCAATGGTCGGGCCACTAATTTACGGACTGTTTTTTTATCATCGACCAGTTAAAATTTGGCGGATTATCTTGGCAACTTTGCTAGTTACGATCATTGTTAATCTTGGCCTAAATACTCTGTGGGTGCATATTTTGTACGGCTTAAACTTTAACGCGGCCCTGGTTCAGCGGCTGCCTAAAGAATTAATTACTCCTTGGGTGCAAATGTTTGTTACCTACTTTGTTTTGCAGGCCCTTTCTCGTGTTAAAATAAAAAGGTAG
- the yabA gene encoding DNA replication initiation control protein YabA: MDSYSKLQQLHDSMMNMTKTIESLENDILDTLKENTELKVENQLLREKMDKMTNANAHNGTVKTQSGLESLRQIYNSGYHICNMYYGSHRDPSSDCMFCLDILDNFGEKKKKKVR, from the coding sequence GTGGATTCTTATTCAAAGTTACAACAGCTTCACGATTCGATGATGAATATGACCAAGACAATCGAAAGCCTGGAAAATGATATTTTAGATACACTCAAGGAAAATACCGAGTTAAAGGTTGAAAATCAACTTTTACGCGAAAAAATGGACAAAATGACAAACGCGAATGCTCATAATGGCACCGTTAAGACGCAGAGCGGCTTGGAATCTTTACGGCAGATTTATAACTCGGGTTATCATATTTGCAACATGTATTATGGCTCACATCGTGATCCGAGTTCTGACTGCATGTTTTGTTTAGACATTCTTGATAATTTCGGTGAAAAGAAGAAAAAGAAAGTACGTTAA
- the rimI gene encoding ribosomal protein S18-alanine N-acetyltransferase, giving the protein MSQTVIMWKKFKQHNYFSHFKKQPLKIEFQPFVFVVAGQTVQVMRAKPDDISNMLLLETQAYDGETPWNAEVFQSELAKPNLLYLVVYQSSTLIAYCGVRINKLEGHITNLTVAPNWQGQGLGTHLMRIMIDLVQKWGCEYVSLEVRIDNLVAQKLYRQLGFSTTFVRPNYYQETQTDGLNMVLKLTQKQDKKGIKF; this is encoded by the coding sequence TTGAGCCAGACAGTAATTATGTGGAAGAAGTTTAAGCAGCATAATTATTTTTCTCATTTTAAAAAACAGCCACTTAAGATAGAATTTCAGCCATTTGTGTTTGTCGTTGCTGGTCAGACTGTTCAAGTTATGCGAGCAAAGCCTGATGATATTTCCAATATGTTGCTGCTTGAAACTCAGGCTTATGATGGAGAAACGCCGTGGAACGCCGAGGTGTTTCAATCAGAGCTAGCCAAGCCTAACTTGTTATATTTAGTTGTTTATCAGTCTTCAACCTTGATTGCCTATTGCGGTGTGCGCATTAATAAGCTTGAAGGGCACATAACTAACTTGACGGTTGCGCCTAATTGGCAGGGTCAAGGATTGGGAACACATTTAATGCGGATAATGATTGATTTAGTGCAAAAGTGGGGCTGTGAATATGTCAGCCTCGAAGTTCGGATAGATAACTTGGTAGCGCAAAAGCTGTACCGCCAGTTAGGCTTCAGTACAACTTTTGTACGACCAAATTATTATCAAGAAACGCAGACAGATGGCTTAAATATGGTGCTGAAATTAACACAAAAGCAAGATAAGAAAGGGATTAAGTTTTGA
- a CDS encoding acyl-ACP thioesterase domain-containing protein — protein sequence MKYSEQKRIEFYECDENKHLKLPAMVDLMMSVSEHQLSGGEASTNSLTERGLGWVVTQYHIDVQSLPQPNDKITVTTDAIGYNRFLEYRDFNFADEQGNVLITVKSEWVLFDLKKRKMVSTDEQMMADLGIPLLKKLPHFPRLRPQPEYQTKRQYRVRYDDLDTNHHMTNGHYFSWFIDTLDRDFLQQHLIQSVDIKFNQEVTYGQEVFALVKVEDDGQDIKSYHVIEDDENKSRAVCELTWRKI from the coding sequence ATGAAATATAGTGAACAAAAACGAATTGAATTTTATGAATGTGATGAAAATAAACATTTAAAGCTGCCAGCAATGGTTGACTTGATGATGAGTGTTTCCGAACACCAATTAAGTGGTGGTGAGGCAAGCACTAATTCTTTGACTGAACGTGGCTTAGGCTGGGTTGTCACGCAATATCATATTGATGTTCAGTCTTTGCCGCAACCGAATGATAAGATTACGGTGACTACTGATGCCATTGGCTATAATCGTTTTTTGGAGTATCGGGACTTTAATTTTGCTGATGAACAAGGCAATGTGCTCATTACGGTCAAGAGTGAATGGGTTTTGTTTGACTTGAAAAAGCGCAAGATGGTGTCAACGGATGAACAAATGATGGCTGATTTAGGTATTCCGTTATTGAAAAAGCTGCCTCACTTTCCGCGCTTGCGGCCACAACCGGAATATCAAACTAAGCGGCAGTACCGTGTTCGCTATGATGACTTAGATACCAATCATCACATGACCAATGGTCATTACTTTAGCTGGTTCATTGATACTTTGGATCGGGACTTTTTACAACAGCACCTCATTCAGAGTGTTGACATCAAGTTTAATCAAGAAGTAACTTACGGTCAGGAAGTATTTGCCTTGGTTAAGGTTGAGGATGATGGCCAAGACATTAAGTCCTATCACGTGATTGAGGATGATGAAAACAAGTCTAGAGCCGTTTGTGAACTAACTTGGCGCAAAATATAA
- the rsmI gene encoding 16S rRNA (cytidine(1402)-2'-O)-methyltransferase, translating to MQRQSSYADDKGKLYLVPTPIGNLEDITIRAKKVLTDADYIAAEDTRTSGILLEKIGVHNHMLSFHKYNSKQRAPELVQLMQEGAVIAEISDAGMPVISDPGYILVQECIKNNIPVVPLPGPSAFTTALIASGFDAQPFTYYGFLPRKAGEQKPYFEKMAAAHATSIFYEAPHRLVKTLKNMATVFAPDRQIVAARELTKIHEEFVRGTVAELNDYFAENAPRGEFVMLVSPSTAETKKLTWPELIKLVDEQVAQGESKKFAIKKVAQLNNVSKNELYDQYHQNRGN from the coding sequence ATGCAGCGGCAAAGTAGTTATGCAGATGATAAAGGTAAGCTTTACTTGGTACCAACACCGATTGGTAACCTGGAAGATATTACGATTCGGGCTAAAAAAGTATTAACAGATGCGGACTATATTGCGGCAGAAGATACGAGAACTAGCGGTATTTTACTGGAAAAGATTGGTGTGCACAATCACATGCTGTCCTTTCATAAATATAATTCCAAACAGCGCGCGCCTGAATTAGTTCAATTAATGCAAGAGGGAGCGGTAATTGCGGAAATCAGTGATGCGGGGATGCCCGTCATTTCTGATCCTGGCTATATTTTGGTTCAAGAATGTATCAAAAATAATATTCCAGTTGTCCCATTGCCAGGACCGTCAGCATTTACAACAGCTCTGATTGCGTCTGGTTTTGATGCACAACCATTTACATATTATGGCTTTTTGCCGCGCAAGGCTGGAGAACAAAAACCATATTTTGAAAAAATGGCTGCAGCCCATGCGACTTCAATTTTTTATGAAGCACCACATCGGTTGGTTAAGACGTTGAAAAACATGGCGACGGTGTTTGCACCTGACAGGCAGATTGTGGCAGCCCGTGAATTAACTAAAATTCACGAGGAGTTTGTTCGGGGGACGGTTGCCGAACTGAATGATTATTTTGCTGAAAATGCACCACGGGGCGAATTCGTCATGCTGGTATCACCAAGTACAGCTGAAACTAAAAAACTAACATGGCCGGAATTAATTAAGCTGGTCGATGAGCAAGTGGCGCAGGGTGAAAGCAAAAAATTCGCCATTAAAAAGGTGGCGCAGCTAAACAATGTTTCGAAAAACGAACTTTACGATCAATATCACCAAAACAGAGGCAATTAA